One stretch of Bremerella cremea DNA includes these proteins:
- a CDS encoding DUF1501 domain-containing protein: protein MDNRTSKSNLGVNRRQFLAASAATAMAASVAQGSPQAEPIRGQAEHVISIWLGGGMGQIDTFDPKRKGDPATKKPGAYYESIPTCVEGVQVCEHLAKMAPLMDRVSAVRTVNHAVIDEHAAATNWMHVGRPVSGTVVYPSLGSIIAHERGAASDDVPAYVLIGYPNATRGPGFLGAQHSYLYLTETGRGPAGLSPPVGVDANRKLRREQFLSRLRSLQPEARDGRLRDYESIIDLSMKLSGPEFMSSFELDKEAADLREGYGGEFGQRCLLARRLVERGVRFIEVSHNLNFLNGAGWDVHNGGILQQHKLIQELDTAVSSLILDLEARKMLDKTLIVITTEFGRPPEFDSGGGRGHQGSAFTCVLAGGGLKHNGAYGETDELSKKIVRDPVSVPDFFATIHAALGIDYAKSLYDGDRPVPITDNGKPISALFG, encoded by the coding sequence ATGGACAATCGCACATCGAAATCGAACCTTGGGGTCAATCGACGCCAGTTTCTGGCCGCATCGGCAGCCACCGCGATGGCTGCTTCGGTGGCACAAGGGTCGCCCCAAGCTGAACCGATTCGAGGTCAGGCCGAGCATGTCATCTCGATTTGGCTGGGTGGTGGCATGGGGCAAATCGATACGTTCGATCCGAAACGCAAGGGAGATCCGGCGACGAAAAAGCCTGGTGCGTATTACGAATCGATTCCGACTTGCGTGGAAGGAGTTCAGGTATGCGAGCATCTGGCGAAGATGGCTCCGCTGATGGATCGCGTATCGGCCGTTCGCACGGTGAATCATGCCGTGATCGACGAGCACGCCGCCGCCACCAACTGGATGCACGTCGGTCGCCCGGTTAGTGGGACGGTCGTTTATCCCTCACTCGGTTCGATCATCGCCCACGAGCGTGGCGCGGCTTCCGACGATGTGCCGGCTTATGTCCTGATCGGCTACCCTAACGCCACGCGTGGCCCTGGTTTTTTGGGGGCCCAGCACAGCTATTTGTATTTAACCGAAACAGGTCGTGGCCCCGCCGGGCTTTCTCCGCCGGTGGGTGTCGACGCCAATCGCAAGCTTCGCCGCGAGCAGTTTCTCTCTCGTCTCCGCAGCTTGCAACCGGAAGCTCGTGACGGGCGGCTGCGCGATTACGAGTCGATCATCGATTTGAGCATGAAGCTGAGTGGGCCAGAGTTTATGAGCAGCTTCGAGCTCGACAAAGAAGCTGCCGATCTCCGCGAAGGTTACGGTGGCGAATTCGGCCAGCGTTGTCTCTTGGCTCGGCGGTTGGTGGAACGGGGTGTCCGTTTCATCGAAGTTTCGCACAACTTGAACTTCCTCAATGGTGCCGGCTGGGACGTTCATAATGGAGGCATCCTCCAGCAGCACAAGTTGATCCAAGAATTAGACACCGCCGTTTCCTCGCTCATTCTCGATTTGGAAGCGCGGAAGATGCTCGACAAGACGCTGATTGTCATCACCACCGAGTTCGGCCGACCGCCTGAATTCGACAGTGGCGGCGGTCGTGGCCATCAAGGTTCGGCGTTTACCTGTGTGTTGGCCGGTGGTGGCCTGAAACATAACGGTGCGTATGGTGAAACTGACGAGCTTTCCAAAAAGATCGTCCGCGACCCGGTTTCCGTCCCCGACTTCTTCGCCACCATCCATGCCGCCCTCGGTATCGACTACGCCAAGTCCCTGTACGACGGCGACCGCCCGGTGCCGATTACCGATAATGGTAAGCCGATTTCAGCCTTGTTTGGCTAA
- the dprA gene encoding DNA-processing protein DprA, producing the protein MSLAEEERTSDPEFLAAFRLALTSGIGPAKIQALRAYFGSLAAALEAPSDQLRSVSGIGPKMAQTILKSRELDIERELDHCRDFGITILTAEDEAFPQLLREIVDPPTLLFVRGEILPCDELSVAIVGTRHATHYGTRQAERFGFELAKAGFTIVSGLARGIDAAAHRGALKAKGRTIAFLGGGVSKIYPPEHLDLADEVAASGAVVSEAAPLVSPIAGAFPQRNRLITGMSLGVIIIEAAQRSGALISARMAMEQNREVFALPGQIDNPVARGVNSLIKDGAALVQSVDDVIEQLGPLRKPLALSAEQTVLKPAELNLNEQEQQVLQHIPLEPTSLDALVANAKLPVHRVLATLSILEMKHLIRRPSGTTVQRIA; encoded by the coding sequence ATGAGTCTTGCTGAAGAGGAAAGAACGTCCGATCCTGAATTCTTGGCCGCATTTCGTTTGGCCCTCACCTCGGGGATTGGTCCAGCCAAGATTCAAGCTTTGCGGGCCTATTTCGGCAGCCTGGCTGCTGCGTTAGAAGCCCCCTCCGATCAGCTTCGCAGTGTCTCGGGCATTGGGCCGAAGATGGCCCAAACGATTCTCAAATCGCGTGAACTCGATATCGAGCGCGAGCTAGACCATTGCCGCGATTTCGGAATCACCATTCTTACGGCAGAGGACGAGGCGTTTCCGCAGTTGTTGCGCGAGATCGTCGATCCCCCGACGCTGCTCTTCGTGCGTGGCGAAATCTTGCCATGCGACGAACTGTCCGTAGCGATCGTGGGGACACGGCACGCCACTCATTACGGGACACGCCAAGCCGAGCGGTTTGGCTTCGAGTTAGCCAAGGCAGGCTTCACCATCGTCAGCGGCCTGGCACGCGGCATCGACGCCGCCGCGCATCGTGGGGCTTTAAAAGCCAAGGGACGCACGATTGCTTTTTTAGGCGGTGGTGTCTCGAAGATCTATCCGCCCGAACACCTCGACCTAGCAGACGAAGTCGCCGCGAGTGGCGCCGTCGTGAGCGAGGCCGCCCCGCTGGTTAGCCCGATTGCCGGTGCCTTCCCGCAGCGTAATCGCCTGATCACCGGGATGAGCCTTGGCGTGATCATCATCGAAGCGGCCCAGCGCAGCGGCGCACTGATTTCGGCTCGAATGGCGATGGAACAAAACCGCGAAGTGTTCGCCTTGCCGGGGCAGATCGACAACCCAGTGGCCCGCGGCGTGAACAGTTTAATCAAAGATGGGGCAGCGCTCGTTCAATCGGTCGACGATGTGATCGAGCAGCTCGGCCCGCTCCGGAAACCGCTGGCCCTCTCTGCCGAGCAAACCGTTTTGAAGCCAGCCGAACTCAATCTCAACGAGCAGGAACAGCAAGTCTTGCAGCATATCCCGCTCGAGCCAACCTCGCTCGACGCTCTCGTCGCCAACGCGAAGCTCCCTGTTCACCGCGTGCTGGCCACGCTTAGCATTCTAGAAATGAAGCATTTGATCCGCCGCCCGAGTGGGACGACCGTGCAGCGGATTGCTTGA
- the aroB gene encoding 3-dehydroquinate synthase: protein MSAANPGATSPQTVHVPLGDRSYDISIGNGNLAEVGRWVTSLRKVTHVVLISDGNVAKYYQQPVEDAIAAEGIRVTSLGVPAGEQSKSVPTAQSLWEAALADRVDRKSTVVALGGGVVGDLAGFVAATMTRGLDFFQIPTSLLAQVDSSVGGKVGINLPSAKNIVGAFWQPKGVLIDTAVLKTLPRREYLSGLAEVIKYGVILDADFFAYLEANVQPMLNRDPAVLQKIIARSCELKAQVVAEDETETTGLRAILNYGHTFCHALETVSGYGEYLHGEAVSVGMLCASRLGEKLGVFDAESTQRQAKLLSALELPVATPKLSETAILSAMQRDKKVEHGKLRFIVPHAIGKVVLTPDVPSEMALAAWREGIEDESA, encoded by the coding sequence ATGTCTGCTGCTAACCCTGGTGCTACGTCTCCGCAAACGGTTCACGTTCCTTTAGGGGATCGCTCGTACGATATTTCCATCGGCAACGGCAATCTTGCGGAAGTAGGACGCTGGGTCACTTCGTTGCGCAAAGTAACGCATGTCGTGCTGATCAGCGATGGAAATGTCGCCAAGTATTATCAGCAGCCTGTGGAAGATGCCATCGCCGCAGAAGGCATTCGCGTTACTAGCTTAGGCGTTCCTGCTGGCGAGCAAAGTAAATCGGTTCCTACCGCCCAGTCGTTATGGGAAGCGGCCCTGGCCGATCGTGTTGATCGCAAGTCGACGGTGGTTGCCCTGGGCGGGGGCGTCGTAGGAGACCTGGCCGGTTTCGTCGCCGCCACCATGACGCGCGGGCTCGACTTCTTCCAAATCCCAACTTCCTTGTTGGCTCAGGTCGACAGCAGTGTCGGAGGGAAAGTGGGCATCAACTTGCCCTCGGCCAAAAACATCGTCGGCGCTTTCTGGCAGCCGAAAGGGGTGCTGATCGACACGGCTGTCTTGAAAACATTGCCCCGCCGCGAATACCTTTCCGGCTTGGCCGAGGTGATCAAATACGGGGTGATTCTCGACGCCGATTTTTTCGCTTACTTGGAAGCGAACGTGCAGCCGATGCTTAATCGCGATCCGGCAGTGCTGCAGAAGATCATTGCCAGAAGTTGTGAACTGAAAGCCCAGGTTGTGGCCGAGGACGAAACGGAAACGACCGGCCTGCGAGCAATCCTCAACTATGGTCATACGTTCTGTCACGCCTTGGAAACGGTCTCGGGCTACGGCGAGTATCTCCACGGCGAGGCTGTTTCGGTCGGCATGCTGTGCGCTTCCCGCTTGGGGGAAAAGCTGGGCGTCTTCGATGCCGAGTCGACCCAGCGTCAAGCCAAGCTACTTTCTGCCCTAGAACTGCCCGTCGCCACACCCAAGCTGAGCGAGACCGCAATCTTGTCGGCCATGCAGCGCGATAAGAAAGTCGAACACGGCAAGCTCCGGTTTATTGTGCCTCATGCGATCGGCAAGGTGGTTTTAACGCCCGACGTTCCCAGCGAGATGGCTTTGGCCGCGTGGCGTGAAGGAATCGAAGACGAGTCCGCTTAG
- a CDS encoding rhomboid family intramembrane serine protease → MRQIGKLASDQLASRFSDYLLTLGIHSKTDRASDGEYLLWIHEENQVDQARSELEAFRSNPDDARYRSAADEAAGIRKMEQLKERERRKNIHDVKPRGGVPGAGLSGAPVTKAIIVICVVIALLGMFASTHDLKDPGIGDEIYGAFSFLSPEDLQAYYISPDKDPLRSIKKGQVWRLITPALLHQNVGRMALLHVGFNMYMLYMLGPILERRLGSLQFLFLNVVLALASNLAQGVLPSILDETALVRFSNAYGGVQFLGYSGVIYGLFGFLWIRSSLDPTFGIMLVQSSIMILMVWFFLCWFGVIQNVANLAHTGGLVAGLLLGYLTAIMRR, encoded by the coding sequence ATGCGCCAGATCGGTAAACTCGCGTCAGATCAACTTGCCAGTCGTTTCAGCGATTATCTGCTAACGCTGGGGATCCATTCGAAAACCGACCGAGCTTCGGACGGTGAGTATCTCCTCTGGATTCACGAAGAGAATCAGGTCGATCAAGCGCGAAGTGAACTAGAAGCATTTCGTTCCAACCCGGACGATGCCCGCTACCGCAGCGCTGCGGACGAAGCCGCTGGCATTCGAAAGATGGAACAGCTCAAAGAGCGCGAACGACGCAAGAACATTCACGATGTCAAACCGCGTGGCGGTGTACCTGGGGCCGGCCTGAGCGGCGCCCCGGTGACCAAGGCCATTATAGTTATCTGTGTCGTGATTGCCCTGCTGGGGATGTTTGCTTCGACCCATGACCTAAAAGATCCTGGTATTGGAGACGAAATTTACGGGGCGTTTAGCTTTCTTTCGCCAGAAGACCTACAAGCTTACTACATCTCGCCCGATAAAGATCCGCTTCGTTCAATCAAGAAAGGTCAAGTCTGGCGGCTCATCACGCCAGCCCTGCTGCATCAAAATGTCGGGCGAATGGCCCTTTTGCATGTCGGTTTCAATATGTACATGCTGTACATGTTGGGCCCAATCTTGGAACGTCGGCTCGGTAGTCTGCAGTTTTTATTCTTGAACGTGGTTCTAGCGTTGGCCTCGAATCTAGCCCAAGGTGTGTTGCCTTCGATTTTGGATGAAACCGCGCTCGTACGATTTAGCAACGCCTACGGAGGCGTCCAGTTCTTGGGATACTCTGGCGTAATCTATGGCCTGTTCGGTTTCCTCTGGATACGTTCCAGCCTCGATCCCACCTTCGGCATCATGCTGGTTCAATCGTCTATCATGATTTTGATGGTCTGGTTCTTCCTGTGCTGGTTCGGAGTGATTCAGAATGTCGCCAACTTGGCGCATACCGGCGGTTTAGTGGCTGGCCTGCTGCTGGGATATTTAACGGCCATCATGCGGCGTTGA
- the nagB gene encoding glucosamine-6-phosphate deaminase, with product MRVIIEPTADQGSQRAAAMVAQLIRKKPRAVLGLATGGTPLRLYQELIRMHQTEGLDFSRVVSFNLDEYVGLPPTHPQSYRHFMTESLFRHINIDIRNTHVPDGRALDYDTYGAQYEASIAEAGGIDMQILGIGRDGHIAFNEPGSSLGSRTRLKTLAPETIRDNARFFGGEEEVPRLAITMGVGTILESKKCIMLAFGKEKAEAIAAMIEGPVTAQVTGSALQFHQDVVVILDEESASQLTRREYYDEVEEAHRRLQSEKTN from the coding sequence GTGCGTGTCATTATTGAGCCTACAGCCGACCAAGGTAGCCAGCGAGCCGCAGCTATGGTTGCCCAGTTGATTCGCAAGAAACCCCGTGCAGTACTCGGGTTAGCGACGGGGGGAACCCCGCTGAGGTTGTATCAAGAGCTCATCCGGATGCACCAAACCGAAGGGCTCGATTTTTCGCGTGTGGTTTCGTTCAACTTGGACGAATATGTCGGTCTGCCTCCGACGCATCCTCAAAGCTACCGCCACTTTATGACGGAAAGTCTGTTCCGCCATATCAATATCGATATCCGCAATACGCACGTTCCTGACGGCAGAGCCCTCGATTACGACACTTACGGCGCGCAGTACGAAGCCTCGATCGCCGAAGCTGGCGGAATCGATATGCAAATTCTGGGGATAGGTCGCGACGGACATATCGCGTTCAATGAACCTGGCTCTTCGCTGGGCAGCCGGACCCGGCTGAAAACGCTTGCCCCTGAGACCATTCGCGATAACGCACGTTTCTTTGGCGGCGAAGAGGAAGTCCCACGCCTGGCGATCACGATGGGTGTCGGTACCATCTTAGAGTCAAAAAAGTGCATAATGTTGGCATTCGGTAAAGAAAAGGCCGAAGCCATTGCTGCCATGATCGAAGGACCGGTAACGGCCCAAGTCACCGGCAGTGCCCTCCAATTCCATCAGGATGTGGTGGTTATCCTCGACGAAGAATCGGCTTCGCAGCTAACCCGCCGCGAATATTACGACGAGGTCGAAGAAGCCCATCGCCGACTCCAATCGGAAAAAACGAACTAA
- a CDS encoding ParA family protein: protein MRSIAILNQKGGVGKTTTAVNLASAIARMGHRVCLLDLDPQAHASLHLGIGVATGSESIYQVLMGEATLAEVCQPAGENLWCVPAHLDLAAAEMELAGEVGREMILRDALEAHEQEYDFLIIDCPPSLGVLTLNALACVGEVFLPLQPHFLALHGLSKLLRTVDIVSKRINPTLRLTGVVLCLFESGTRLAGEVAGDVHEFFSKGTSAGNTWSEAEVFQTRIRRNIRLAEAPSFGQSIFEYDPHSNGAEDYANLAREVMGISLASEEPEDSTAETAAA from the coding sequence ATGCGGTCGATTGCCATTTTGAATCAAAAAGGGGGCGTTGGAAAAACGACCACCGCTGTCAACTTGGCCTCCGCGATAGCCCGCATGGGGCACCGTGTTTGTCTGCTGGATCTCGATCCCCAGGCCCACGCTTCGCTGCACTTGGGAATTGGAGTCGCCACCGGCTCGGAATCGATTTACCAGGTTTTAATGGGAGAAGCCACGCTGGCCGAGGTTTGTCAGCCCGCTGGGGAAAATCTTTGGTGTGTCCCGGCTCACCTCGATTTGGCCGCCGCCGAAATGGAACTGGCCGGGGAAGTGGGTCGCGAGATGATCCTGCGCGACGCCCTGGAAGCCCACGAACAAGAGTACGACTTTCTGATCATCGACTGCCCGCCTAGCTTGGGCGTGCTCACGTTGAACGCGTTGGCGTGTGTCGGAGAAGTTTTCCTTCCGCTGCAACCACACTTTCTGGCGTTGCATGGGCTGAGTAAGCTGTTGCGGACGGTCGATATTGTCTCGAAACGGATTAATCCTACGCTCCGTCTCACCGGCGTGGTGCTGTGCCTGTTCGAGTCGGGCACGCGTTTGGCGGGGGAAGTGGCCGGAGACGTACACGAATTCTTCAGTAAGGGAACTTCCGCAGGCAATACCTGGTCGGAAGCGGAAGTCTTTCAGACCCGCATTCGCCGCAATATTCGCCTGGCCGAGGCCCCTAGTTTTGGCCAATCGATCTTCGAGTACGATCCCCATTCCAATGGGGCGGAAGACTACGCGAACCTGGCGCGCGAGGTAATGGGCATTAGCTTGGCCAGCGAAGAGCCTGAAGATTCGACCGCCGAGACCGCTGCCGCTTAG